The following are from one region of the Populus trichocarpa isolate Nisqually-1 chromosome 8, P.trichocarpa_v4.1, whole genome shotgun sequence genome:
- the LOC7469094 gene encoding probable prolyl 4-hydroxylase 4 has translation MATTIYPRQFLFLLSIFSILHKSISYPGTSSSIINPAKVKQVSWKPRAFVYEGFLTDLECDHLISLAKSELKRSAVADNESGKSKLSEVRTSSGMFITKAKDPIVAGIEDKIATWTFLPRENGEDIQVLRYEHGQKYDPHYDYFSDKVNIARGGHRVATVLMYLTDVEKGGETVFPSAEELPRRKASVSHEDLSECARKGIAVKPRRGDALLFFSLYPTAVPDTSSIHAGCPVIEGEKWSATKWIHVDSFDKNLEAGGNCTDQNESCGRWAALGECTKNVEYMVGSSGLPGYCRRSCKVC, from the exons ATGGCTACTACGATCTACCCTCGCCAGTTCCTGTTTCTACTGTCGATCTTTTCGATTCTCCATAAATCCATCTCTTATCCAGGTACTTCCAGCTCCATCATCAACCCTGCCAAAGTCAAACAAGTCTCTTGGAAGCcaag GGCATTTGTGTACGAAGGATTTCTAACAGACTTAGAATGCGATCACTTGATTTCTCTG GCCAAATCGGAGTTGAAAAGATCAGCAGTGGCTGATAATGAGAGTGGAAAGAGTAAACTTAGCGAAGTTCGAACCAGTTCTGGAATGTTTATCACTAAAGcaaag GATCCAATTGTTGCTGGTATAGAGGACAAGATTGCAACATGGACTTTTCTTCCAAGAG AGAATGGTGAAGACATACAAGTGTTGAGATATGAGCATGGGCAGAAATATGATCCCCACTACGATTACTTTTCTGACAAGGTTAATATTGCCCGTGGTGGACACCGGGTGGCAACTGTACTCATGTATCTTACAGATGTGGAAAAGGGTGGTGAAACAGTGTTCCCCTCAGCTGAG GAACTTCCCCGTCGTAAAGCTTCTGTTAGTCATGAAGACCTTTCTGAATGTGCAAGGAAAGGAATTGCAG TGAAACCACGTAGAGGGGATGCGCTTCTTTTCTTCAGTCTCTATCCAACTGCTGTTCCAGACACAAGCAGCATCCACGCAGGGTGCCCTGTGATTGAAGGTGAGAAATGGTCCGCCACAAAGTGGATTCATGTAGACTCATTTGACAAGAACTTGGAAGCTGGTGGGAATTGCACTGATCAGAATGAAAGTTGTGGGAGGTGGGCCGCCCTTGGAGAATGCACCAAAAACGTCGAGTACATGGTTGGATCTTCAGGTCTTCCTGGATATTGTAGGAGGAGTTGTAAGGTATGTTAA